One part of the Aurantibacillus circumpalustris genome encodes these proteins:
- a CDS encoding ABC transporter ATP-binding protein → MIQLSQIRKSYQLADASFPVLKGIDLHIKEGEFVSIMGSSGSGKSTLLNILGILDNYDSGNYKLNNTLIKDLSQKKSAQLRNQFLGFVFQSFNLLSFKNAMENVALPLYYQKVSRKERNRRALEYLDKMGLREWANHLPSELSGGQKQRVAIARALIADPKVIFADEPTGALDSQTSIEVMDIFKDINKQGKTIVIVTHENDIAAMTHRTIRLKDGLILDN, encoded by the coding sequence GTGATCCAACTATCCCAGATCAGGAAATCCTATCAGCTTGCAGATGCTTCCTTTCCTGTATTGAAAGGCATTGACCTACACATAAAAGAAGGCGAATTCGTATCCATTATGGGTTCTTCGGGTTCAGGAAAATCAACGCTTCTAAATATATTAGGCATCCTTGATAATTACGATTCAGGTAATTACAAACTTAATAATACCTTAATAAAAGACCTTTCTCAAAAAAAATCCGCACAGTTACGCAACCAGTTTTTGGGATTTGTGTTTCAATCTTTCAATTTATTATCCTTTAAAAACGCCATGGAGAATGTTGCGCTGCCTTTGTATTATCAAAAGGTATCCCGCAAAGAAAGAAACAGAAGAGCTTTAGAATACCTTGATAAAATGGGTTTGCGAGAATGGGCAAATCATTTACCTAGTGAGTTAAGTGGTGGCCAAAAGCAAAGAGTTGCCATCGCACGTGCCCTAATTGCTGATCCTAAAGTTATTTTTGCAGATGAACCAACAGGAGCGCTCGATTCACAAACATCGATTGAAGTGATGGATATTTTTAAAGACATTAACAAACAAGGCAAAACCATTGTAATTGTGACACATGAAAATGACATAGCTGCAATGACGCATAGAACGATTAGGCTGAAGGATGGACTGATACTTGATAATTGA
- a CDS encoding ABC transporter permease, with amino-acid sequence MFDIDKWQEIFGTIKKNMLRTILTAFSVAWGIFILIVLLAAGQGLRNGAQSQFGNDAANSIWINGGQTSIPFEGYKPGKQIQLTNNDFYYIKNDVNDVDNTSAVYKGWESKVLSYKKEHVAFTFRPVAPDHNKLERAKLIAGRFINEIDFKEFRKVCAIGLPVKEALFKDEDPLNKFIDAAGTQYKVVGVFNDPGRGDNDRIYVPLLTAQRINGGKDYVNTIWASTGNASIERSQQMSEEIRQHLSKKYHFDPKDLNAVGIYNNNIEYKRIMGMLDGIKIFVFIIGVLTLIAGVVGVSNIMMIIVKERTREIGVRKALGATPYSIVSLIIQESIFITFVAGYVGLMLGIGLVELMRYLKVEGDFFKNPEVDISIAISAVILIIIAGALAGLFPAIKAARVEPIHALRED; translated from the coding sequence ATGTTCGACATAGACAAATGGCAAGAAATATTTGGTACAATTAAAAAGAACATGCTTCGTACCATACTAACTGCATTTAGTGTGGCTTGGGGGATTTTTATTCTAATCGTATTATTGGCTGCTGGTCAGGGATTAAGAAACGGCGCACAATCGCAATTTGGAAACGATGCCGCGAATAGCATATGGATAAATGGTGGTCAAACCTCAATACCCTTTGAAGGTTACAAACCAGGAAAACAAATTCAACTTACAAACAACGATTTTTATTACATAAAGAATGACGTAAATGATGTTGACAACACCTCAGCTGTTTACAAAGGCTGGGAAAGTAAAGTGTTATCCTATAAAAAAGAACATGTTGCTTTTACATTCCGACCAGTGGCTCCTGATCATAACAAACTAGAAAGAGCTAAATTAATAGCTGGGCGTTTTATAAATGAAATTGATTTTAAAGAATTTAGAAAAGTATGTGCGATTGGCTTACCTGTTAAAGAAGCTTTGTTTAAAGACGAAGATCCTTTAAATAAGTTTATTGATGCGGCAGGTACACAATACAAAGTGGTTGGTGTATTCAACGATCCTGGAAGGGGCGATAACGATCGAATTTATGTCCCACTATTAACAGCCCAGCGCATCAACGGTGGTAAGGATTATGTAAATACCATTTGGGCAAGTACCGGGAATGCCAGCATTGAAAGGAGTCAGCAAATGTCAGAAGAAATACGCCAACATCTTTCAAAAAAATATCATTTCGATCCTAAAGACCTTAACGCTGTTGGCATCTACAATAACAACATAGAGTACAAGCGTATTATGGGAATGCTGGATGGCATAAAAATTTTTGTATTTATTATTGGTGTACTTACTCTAATTGCCGGTGTTGTGGGCGTTAGTAACATCATGATGATCATTGTGAAAGAACGCACCAGAGAAATTGGTGTGCGAAAAGCGCTTGGTGCAACACCCTACTCTATTGTTTCACTTATTATTCAAGAGTCTATTTTTATAACCTTTGTTGCAGGTTACGTTGGTTTGATGTTGGGAATTGGATTAGTAGAGTTAATGCGCTATTTGAAAGTAGAAGGTGATTTTTTTAAAAATCCCGAAGTAGACATTAGTATTGCAATTTCGGCTGTTATACTGATCATTATTGCAGGAGCATTGGCAGGGTTGTTTCCTGCCATTAAGGCTGCGCGAGTAGAACCTATTCATGCATTAAGAGAAGATTAA
- a CDS encoding ABC transporter permease, with protein sequence MIFEKDSWQEIFATIRKNKLRTALTMLGVFWGIFMLVIMLGSGNGLRNGILKGFGGTATNSFFCWAQQTSKAYKGYKPGRRYNFNTSDVEALKKLPELDIVHPMIQLGGHDEANNVIRGLKTVACEILANYPNYSHINEIKLEKGRFVNDIDIEEKRKICVIGQRVAEVLFKKDENIIGEYIRINGVYFKIVGLTLSTGSGNEAREQAQRIFIPFTTFSNAFNYGDMVGWFAVKVKTGISAEDAEKKVISILKERHKVAPEDLKAIGHWNMSVEFNKLNGLFTGIRLLIWFVGAGTLLAGVIGISNIMLIVVKERTKEIGVKRALGAVPMQIIGQVLLESIFLTAISGYFGLISGIGLLELLDSAIGNSSDTFLNPTVDLSVALTALTILIISGAFAGLIPANKAVSIKPVEALRSE encoded by the coding sequence ATGATTTTCGAAAAAGATAGCTGGCAAGAAATTTTTGCAACCATTCGTAAAAATAAATTACGAACGGCTCTTACTATGCTTGGTGTTTTTTGGGGCATTTTTATGCTGGTGATTATGCTTGGGTCGGGTAACGGCCTAAGGAACGGCATTCTCAAAGGATTTGGAGGAACCGCCACCAATAGTTTTTTTTGTTGGGCGCAACAAACCAGCAAAGCTTATAAAGGTTATAAACCAGGCAGACGTTATAATTTTAATACATCTGATGTAGAAGCACTAAAAAAACTTCCGGAGCTCGACATTGTTCATCCCATGATTCAACTCGGCGGACATGATGAAGCAAACAATGTTATTCGGGGATTAAAAACAGTTGCTTGTGAAATACTAGCAAATTACCCTAACTACTCGCACATAAACGAAATTAAATTAGAAAAAGGTCGTTTTGTAAACGATATAGATATTGAAGAAAAAAGGAAAATTTGCGTGATCGGTCAACGGGTTGCAGAAGTACTTTTTAAAAAAGACGAAAACATTATTGGTGAATACATTCGAATTAACGGCGTCTATTTTAAAATAGTCGGATTAACCCTCTCTACAGGAAGTGGGAACGAAGCGCGTGAGCAAGCACAACGTATTTTTATACCTTTCACCACTTTTTCAAACGCATTTAACTATGGAGACATGGTAGGTTGGTTTGCTGTAAAAGTGAAGACTGGCATTTCTGCAGAGGACGCTGAAAAAAAAGTTATTTCCATTTTAAAAGAACGGCATAAAGTTGCTCCCGAAGATTTAAAAGCTATAGGCCATTGGAACATGTCGGTAGAGTTCAATAAACTAAATGGTTTGTTCACTGGCATTCGATTACTCATTTGGTTTGTAGGCGCTGGCACCCTATTAGCAGGCGTTATTGGCATTAGTAACATTATGCTGATTGTTGTGAAAGAACGCACAAAAGAAATTGGAGTTAAGCGCGCACTTGGAGCTGTTCCTATGCAAATTATCGGACAAGTTTTATTAGAATCCATTTTCTTAACTGCTATTTCTGGGTATTTTGGTTTAATATCCGGTATTGGGTTGTTAGAGTTATTAGACTCCGCTATCGGAAATTCTTCAGATACTTTCTTAAATCCAACAGTTGATCTTTCAGTGGCTTTAACAGCGTTAACCATATTAATCATCAGTGGTGCTTTTGCAGGTTTAATACCCGCCAACAAGGCCGTATCTATTAAACCTGTAGAAGCATTAAGAAGTGAATAG
- a CDS encoding efflux RND transporter periplasmic adaptor subunit produces the protein MLKKIRNIILLTLLVFGFIWTFYFLYQKSQKAPVEFKTVNPFDTTVIKKTVATGSVTPRREVNMKSQVSGIIEKLYVVAGQQIKQGDVIAKIKIIPNMLNLANAENRVAAAQVNYDNAKLEYDRSKTLFDQSVISKSDFQTVDLRIKSNLTELEAAKNQLQIIKDGVSNASGSVSNTLVKSTITGMALDVPVKEGSQVIESNTFNEGTTIASVANMGEMIFEGKLDESEVGKVKIGMDIVLTVGAIDKESFSAKLEYIAPKGITENGAIQFLIRASISKDNSAFLRAGYSANADIILAKKEKVLAIPESVLQFDKEKTFVEIETANKSFEKHFIKTGLSDGINIEVVEGLKKTDKIKIPTLDGPKDED, from the coding sequence ATGCTTAAAAAAATAAGAAATATCATTCTACTCACCTTACTAGTCTTCGGTTTTATCTGGACGTTCTATTTTCTTTATCAGAAATCACAGAAGGCTCCTGTTGAATTTAAAACAGTGAATCCTTTTGACACAACTGTCATCAAAAAAACAGTGGCAACCGGCTCTGTTACTCCGCGTCGGGAAGTAAATATGAAATCTCAGGTCAGTGGGATTATTGAAAAGTTATATGTGGTGGCTGGGCAGCAAATAAAACAAGGCGATGTGATTGCGAAAATTAAAATCATTCCAAATATGCTTAATCTGGCAAATGCAGAAAACAGAGTGGCGGCAGCACAAGTAAATTATGATAACGCGAAATTAGAATACGATCGCAGCAAAACTTTATTTGACCAAAGTGTTATTTCGAAATCTGATTTTCAAACGGTTGATCTTCGCATAAAATCTAACCTTACTGAATTGGAAGCTGCAAAAAATCAATTGCAAATTATTAAAGACGGTGTTTCAAATGCAAGCGGTTCAGTTTCTAATACGCTTGTGAAATCAACAATCACAGGCATGGCGCTTGATGTTCCAGTAAAAGAAGGTAGTCAGGTTATAGAAAGCAACACGTTTAATGAAGGAACTACTATTGCTTCTGTAGCAAATATGGGTGAAATGATTTTTGAAGGAAAATTAGATGAAAGCGAAGTCGGAAAAGTAAAAATAGGTATGGACATTGTTTTAACCGTTGGAGCAATTGATAAAGAAAGCTTTAGTGCCAAATTAGAATACATAGCTCCCAAAGGAATTACTGAGAACGGTGCCATTCAGTTTTTAATTCGTGCATCGATCAGTAAAGACAATAGTGCTTTTCTTCGCGCTGGCTATAGCGCAAATGCTGACATTATTCTGGCTAAAAAAGAAAAAGTTTTGGCTATTCCAGAAAGTGTTTTACAATTTGATAAAGAAAAAACATTTGTAGAAATAGAAACTGCTAATAAGAGTTTCGAAAAACATTTTATTAAAACCGGTTTGTCAGATGGCATTAATATTGAGGTTGTGGAAGGGCTTAAGAAAACAGATAAAATTAAAATTCCAACTTTGGACGGACCAAAGGATGAAGATTAA
- a CDS encoding S41 family peptidase, whose amino-acid sequence MKLVNLVTVFIFFHLQLLSQEQRLLNGDSLLRDYEILKTSLIENHPLFGLNASMFEFETLSLKLEKQISKGQTLSDFHKSLSELINVIGCGHTYIYPSIFSSLRLKFIKDLPFDISVIRDSIYIQKVYGDLNQNYKGALITALNQSSCADFIKFVYHLTSSEGDNLTYQKYRLQNKFNYYLNEFLNYPDSIVFETNRGTFKINFPTNYTKPVLDESPPTFESLESNTSTVLLSIPNFDERKSTIKTCFKFCAKNNVENLIIDLRNNGGGNGNIGSVLLSYLIDTTHVYYLDKKISPFKHKAYFRGAHGLIISNQFIMRDSLMKSYYFKVKPQKKNTFKGNIYVLINGGTFSSAAYVASVLKHKTKSIFIGEETGGSEYAIGGGMISKLSLPNSKLSVKFPLFKWNFNTCTKSGHGTLPDVIVNYKITDLLNNNDLELERALELIKIK is encoded by the coding sequence GTGAAATTAGTTAATTTAGTAACTGTCTTCATTTTTTTTCATCTTCAACTTCTGAGCCAAGAGCAACGCCTGTTAAATGGCGATAGTCTGCTAAGGGATTATGAAATTCTAAAAACATCTTTAATAGAAAATCATCCGCTTTTTGGTTTGAACGCTTCTATGTTTGAATTTGAAACACTCTCTTTAAAACTTGAAAAACAAATTTCTAAAGGGCAGACTTTATCAGATTTTCATAAATCGCTGAGTGAGCTGATTAATGTTATTGGTTGCGGACATACTTACATTTACCCAAGTATCTTTTCGTCTCTTCGTTTAAAATTTATTAAGGATTTACCTTTTGATATTTCTGTTATTAGAGATTCCATATACATTCAAAAGGTTTATGGCGATTTGAATCAAAACTATAAAGGGGCGCTTATAACTGCACTGAATCAATCATCGTGCGCAGACTTTATTAAATTTGTTTACCACTTAACGAGCTCTGAAGGAGACAATTTAACCTATCAGAAATACCGACTTCAAAACAAATTCAATTATTATTTGAACGAATTTTTGAATTATCCAGATTCTATTGTATTTGAAACTAATAGAGGAACGTTTAAGATTAATTTCCCTACAAATTACACAAAGCCGGTTTTAGATGAGTCTCCACCCACTTTTGAAAGCCTTGAGAGTAACACAAGTACGGTTTTACTTTCGATCCCCAATTTTGACGAAAGAAAGTCAACGATTAAAACCTGTTTTAAGTTTTGCGCGAAAAATAATGTTGAAAATTTAATTATAGATCTGAGAAACAATGGAGGAGGAAATGGTAACATAGGATCTGTGCTACTTTCTTATTTAATTGATACAACGCATGTTTATTATCTTGATAAGAAAATAAGTCCTTTTAAACACAAAGCGTATTTTAGAGGAGCTCATGGTCTCATTATCAGTAATCAATTTATAATGAGAGATAGTTTAATGAAAAGTTATTACTTTAAAGTAAAGCCTCAAAAAAAGAATACGTTTAAAGGAAACATTTATGTACTAATAAATGGGGGAACATTCTCAAGTGCAGCTTATGTGGCTTCTGTATTAAAGCACAAAACAAAATCGATTTTTATTGGTGAGGAAACAGGTGGCTCAGAATACGCTATTGGAGGAGGAATGATAAGTAAACTTTCGCTTCCTAATTCGAAATTAAGCGTTAAGTTTCCTTTGTTTAAATGGAATTTCAATACCTGCACTAAGTCCGGTCATGGCACATTGCCTGATGTTATTGTCAATTATAAAATTACCGATCTTCTAAATAATAATGATCTTGAATTAGAAAGGGCGTTGGAATTAATTAAGATAAAGTAA
- a CDS encoding ArsR/SmtB family transcription factor — MMKLLKTDPFQAVADSNRREILHLLSKENYSINSLVNNFDMSRPAVSKHIKILNKAGFISIKDVGRERICSLKKEGFKDLQHWMNFFDKFWNSKLDLLGDFLHTTQKTTPKK; from the coding sequence ATGATGAAACTTTTAAAAACCGATCCTTTTCAGGCAGTAGCCGATAGTAATAGAAGAGAAATTCTTCATCTGCTTTCAAAAGAGAATTACAGCATTAATTCGCTGGTAAACAATTTCGACATGAGTCGCCCTGCCGTTTCAAAACACATTAAAATTTTGAATAAAGCGGGTTTTATATCGATTAAAGACGTTGGCCGTGAACGTATTTGCAGTTTAAAAAAGGAGGGCTTTAAAGATTTACAACATTGGATGAACTTCTTTGATAAATTCTGGAATTCTAAACTCGATTTACTTGGTGACTTCCTGCATACAACACAAAAAACAACTCCTAAAAAATAA
- a CDS encoding SRPBCC family protein, which produces MTQTQPYSIERVYNASVSKVWKAITDKNEMKHWYFDLKEFRAEIGFEFQFTGTGSKGENYLHLCKVVDVIPQKKLSYTWCYDGLPGESLVSFELFKEGEKTRVKLTHKGIESFASNNQDFAKESFMAGWTEIIGKNLKNFVEK; this is translated from the coding sequence ATGACTCAAACACAACCCTACTCGATTGAAAGAGTTTACAACGCAAGCGTTTCTAAGGTATGGAAGGCTATTACAGACAAAAACGAGATGAAACACTGGTATTTCGATCTCAAAGAATTTAGGGCGGAGATCGGCTTCGAATTTCAATTCACTGGAACAGGTAGCAAAGGCGAAAACTATCTTCATCTTTGCAAAGTGGTGGATGTGATACCTCAAAAAAAACTCTCCTATACCTGGTGCTACGACGGCTTGCCCGGTGAGTCGTTAGTAAGCTTTGAGCTTTTCAAAGAAGGTGAAAAAACCCGCGTGAAACTTACACACAAAGGAATTGAAAGCTTCGCCTCCAACAATCAAGACTTCGCAAAAGAGAGTTTTATGGCTGGATGGACTGAAATTATTGGGAAAAATCTTAAAAACTTTGTAGAAAAATAA
- a CDS encoding T9SS type A sorting domain-containing protein: MRQFYSLFFSILFFTLNSQTLTQSFNEPVVGDIDKLYRLDTSAYTSGLPVNTTGNTCIWNYSNLLGSFPLVVDSFVAPSAAIGATANPGTTFAQHRDLLYTFYKSTTSPSQTELLGAYSPSLTLTFTNSAIIATYPVNFGYNLADPVSGSFKYNTTTGACNGNITISAPGSGTINFPNNISIPNVLCLKSVEILTLSVGIAPLGTFKQTIYNYYMPGKKFPILNINYTTYGLLGNPPTTTAYIYGSNNYYVAVGIDKNTLSKEDYRVYPNPFHERLYLTTENKNENEFLLYSLNGKLLAQEKSLDNLKTENLDAGIYILEIKNESGTYHQKIIKE, from the coding sequence ATGAGACAATTTTACAGTTTATTTTTCTCCATTCTTTTTTTTACCCTTAACTCACAAACACTTACACAAAGTTTTAATGAACCTGTTGTTGGCGATATTGATAAGTTATACCGATTAGATACCTCGGCCTACACGAGTGGTTTACCTGTAAACACAACCGGTAACACCTGTATTTGGAATTACTCAAATTTACTTGGTTCTTTTCCTTTAGTTGTTGATTCGTTTGTTGCACCTAGCGCAGCTATTGGCGCCACTGCAAACCCAGGCACCACCTTTGCCCAACATCGCGATTTACTATACACCTTTTATAAATCTACGACAAGCCCCTCGCAAACAGAATTGTTAGGTGCCTACTCTCCATCATTAACGCTCACCTTTACCAATTCAGCTATCATAGCAACGTACCCGGTAAACTTCGGCTATAATTTAGCCGACCCAGTGAGTGGCAGTTTTAAATACAATACAACCACAGGTGCTTGCAACGGCAATATTACCATTTCAGCTCCTGGATCAGGTACCATTAACTTTCCCAACAACATCAGTATACCAAATGTATTGTGTCTTAAAAGTGTAGAAATATTGACGCTAAGCGTGGGTATTGCTCCACTAGGAACTTTCAAGCAAACTATCTACAACTATTATATGCCAGGAAAAAAATTTCCAATCTTAAATATTAATTACACAACCTATGGACTTCTAGGTAATCCACCAACTACCACAGCATACATTTATGGTAGCAACAATTATTATGTTGCCGTTGGAATTGATAAAAACACTTTATCAAAAGAAGATTACCGCGTTTATCCAAATCCTTTTCACGAACGCTTGTATTTGACGACGGAAAATAAAAATGAAAATGAGTTTTTGCTTTACTCTTTAAATGGAAAGTTGCTGGCGCAAGAAAAATCTTTGGATAATTTGAAGACTGAAAATTTAGATGCGGGGATTTACATTCTGGAAATTAAAAATGAATCTGGGACGTATCATCAGAAAATAATTAAAGAGTAA
- the clpB gene encoding ATP-dependent chaperone ClpB, which yields MNLNNYTIKSQEAIQQAVQLVTNNGQQAIEPAHILRGILEVDENVTPFILKKLNVNPASFTKMIESVIQSYPKVSGGQPHLSTASNKALAKASTYLKEYNDEFVSIEHLLLGLLHAGDSTSNLMKDAGLKEKEMKAAITELRKGERVTSQSQEETYNSLNKFAINLNQQAQNGKLDPVIGRDEEIRRVLQILSRRTKNNPILVGEPGVGKTAIAEGLAHRIIAGDVPENLKTKQVFSLDMGALIAGAKYKGEFEERLKSVVKEVIGAAGEIILFIDEIHTLVGAGGGGEGAMDAANILKPALARGELRAIGATTLNEYQKYFEKDKALERRFQKVMVDEPDTEDAISILRGIKEKYETHHHVRIKDEAIIAAVELSQRYINDRFLPDKAIDLMDEAASKLRMQINSMPIELDEVERKIMHVEIEREAIKRENADGKVKELDKEIAELQDKRTALRARWQSEKEMIEKVQKIKTEIEDLKVQANNLEKQGDYGRVAEIRYGKIKDAEAKLEEFEKNLQTAKESGSQLLKEEVDSEDIASVISAWTGIPVKSMLQSEKDKLLHLEEELHKRVVGQHEAIESISDAVRRSRAGLQDAKRPIGSFIFLGTTGVGKTELAKALADFLFNNENAMTRIDMSEYQERHAVSRLIGSPPGYVGYEEGGQLTEAVRRKPYSVVLLDEIEKAHPDVFNILLQVLDDGRLTDNKGRTVNFKNTIIIMTSNIGSHLIQENYDKMTDDNRDEVFAKTKTEVYDLLKKTIRPEFLNRIDEVIMFEPLSRNNVSEIVKIQFEALRKQLAEKDFKITATEEALDWLSQLGYDPQFGARPVKRVMQKQVLNELSKQLLAGTVNKDNEIILDMFDNKLVFRNQSVAV from the coding sequence ATGAACTTAAACAATTATACCATCAAATCGCAGGAGGCAATTCAACAAGCCGTTCAACTTGTTACCAATAATGGTCAGCAAGCCATAGAACCTGCACATATTTTAAGAGGGATTTTAGAAGTAGATGAAAACGTTACTCCTTTTATACTTAAAAAATTAAATGTCAATCCCGCTTCTTTTACTAAAATGATAGAAAGCGTTATTCAATCTTATCCAAAAGTAAGCGGTGGTCAGCCTCATTTATCAACCGCCTCAAACAAGGCTTTAGCTAAAGCTTCAACGTATTTAAAAGAATACAACGACGAATTTGTTTCCATCGAACATTTGCTTCTTGGTTTGTTGCACGCAGGCGACAGCACTTCCAACCTCATGAAAGATGCAGGTTTAAAAGAAAAGGAAATGAAAGCTGCAATTACCGAACTTCGCAAAGGAGAGCGCGTTACCAGTCAATCGCAAGAAGAAACTTATAATTCATTAAACAAGTTTGCAATTAATTTAAATCAGCAAGCGCAAAACGGCAAATTAGATCCGGTTATTGGTAGAGATGAAGAAATTCGCCGCGTCTTACAAATCTTATCACGTCGTACAAAAAACAATCCCATTTTAGTGGGTGAGCCTGGTGTTGGTAAAACAGCCATTGCCGAAGGTTTGGCACATCGAATTATTGCGGGTGATGTTCCTGAAAATTTAAAAACCAAACAAGTGTTTTCACTCGACATGGGTGCTTTAATTGCCGGCGCTAAATACAAAGGTGAATTTGAAGAACGTCTAAAGTCCGTTGTGAAAGAAGTGATTGGAGCGGCTGGAGAAATAATTTTATTTATTGATGAAATCCATACACTAGTTGGTGCTGGTGGCGGTGGCGAAGGTGCCATGGATGCCGCAAACATTTTAAAACCGGCTCTTGCGCGTGGAGAACTCAGAGCCATTGGTGCAACCACTTTAAATGAATATCAAAAGTATTTTGAAAAAGATAAAGCACTTGAACGTCGTTTTCAAAAAGTAATGGTTGATGAACCTGATACCGAAGATGCGATATCCATTTTACGTGGAATTAAAGAAAAATATGAAACGCATCACCATGTGCGTATTAAAGACGAAGCAATTATTGCTGCGGTAGAATTATCGCAACGTTACATCAACGATCGATTTCTACCAGATAAAGCAATTGATTTAATGGATGAAGCCGCTTCTAAATTAAGAATGCAAATTAACTCCATGCCAATTGAATTGGATGAAGTGGAACGTAAAATAATGCACGTTGAAATTGAACGTGAAGCAATTAAACGCGAGAACGCCGACGGAAAAGTAAAAGAACTCGATAAAGAAATTGCTGAACTACAAGATAAACGCACTGCCTTAAGAGCACGTTGGCAATCAGAAAAAGAAATGATTGAAAAAGTTCAGAAAATAAAAACGGAAATTGAAGACTTAAAAGTACAGGCGAATAATCTTGAAAAACAAGGTGATTACGGTCGAGTAGCAGAAATTCGTTATGGCAAGATTAAAGATGCTGAAGCAAAATTAGAGGAGTTTGAAAAAAATCTTCAAACGGCAAAAGAGAGTGGATCGCAACTTTTAAAAGAAGAAGTAGATAGTGAAGACATTGCATCCGTTATTAGTGCATGGACTGGGATTCCCGTTAAAAGCATGTTGCAAAGCGAAAAAGATAAACTATTACATTTAGAAGAAGAACTTCACAAACGTGTGGTTGGTCAGCACGAAGCCATTGAAAGTATTTCAGACGCAGTTAGAAGAAGTCGCGCCGGATTGCAAGATGCAAAGCGTCCTATTGGTTCTTTTATCTTTTTAGGAACAACGGGTGTTGGTAAAACGGAATTAGCAAAGGCATTAGCGGACTTTTTATTTAATAATGAAAATGCGATGACGCGTATTGATATGAGTGAGTATCAGGAACGTCATGCCGTAAGCCGTTTAATAGGATCGCCTCCGGGTTATGTGGGTTATGAAGAAGGGGGACAATTAACCGAAGCCGTAAGAAGAAAACCATACAGTGTTGTGTTGTTAGATGAAATCGAAAAAGCGCATCCCGATGTATTCAATATTCTTTTACAAGTATTGGATGACGGTCGCTTAACAGATAACAAAGGTCGTACCGTGAATTTTAAAAACACAATCATTATTATGACAAGTAATATTGGTTCACATTTAATTCAGGAAAATTATGATAAAATGACCGATGACAATCGTGATGAAGTGTTTGCGAAAACCAAAACGGAGGTGTATGACTTATTGAAAAAAACGATCAGACCAGAGTTTTTAAATCGTATTGATGAAGTGATTATGTTTGAACCACTTTCTAGAAACAATGTTTCGGAGATCGTGAAAATTCAATTCGAAGCACTTCGCAAACAATTAGCTGAAAAAGATTTTAAAATTACTGCTACCGAAGAAGCCTTAGATTGGTTGTCGCAATTGGGTTATGACCCTCAATTCGGTGCAAGACCTGTAAAAAGGGTGATGCAAAAACAAGTCTTAAATGAATTATCGAAACAATTGCTTGCCGGAACGGTAAACAAAGACAATGAAATTATTTTAGACATGTTTGATAATAAGTTGGTGTTTAGAAATCAGTCGGTAGCGGTGTAA